A genomic window from Polaribacter gangjinensis includes:
- a CDS encoding tetratricopeptide repeat-containing sensor histidine kinase yields the protein MPTLKNLNLQKLQIIIFLICSFSYAQKSELDIAYDYFQKATKFDNENNHFKAYENYTKSLHLYKKVNAFDSIAKCNLILFDILQSQNDLNYDAKPFLDAYYQFALQKNDSLKILTSYFRYAEYNFDRNPRLASNFYHKAIKYTKKSSSIAIAYANLALLYTQTQPDSARFYFKKNLDLIDITNSNALISFYINYANFFQKQGDYKEAIIQLKKAEEIEPTAYKLKYDKILYEKFANCYKGLGDYKNAYSYYEKYNIANDSLNFTAQNIAISDLDKKYQTAEKEKRILEVEAKNKEQKKLIIWTVVSLFLIGIISFLALKNSNKKQKLANQEKELEKQKNLTLLKEQELVVINAMIEGQEKERKQIAEDLHDNIGSVLATLKLHFENLKLNREKKQFDQEKLYEKTENLIDETYKKIRGIAHAKNAGVIANVGLLNAVQIMAQKISEADKIQIEVVHFGLNQRLENSLEITIFRIIQELITNVIKHAEANNVTINISLYDNMVNIIFEDDGKGFEKNKVTFSNGMGLDSIEKRITHLNGSFEIDSTIGKGTTFVLNIPIE from the coding sequence ATGCCAACATTAAAAAATTTAAATTTACAAAAACTACAAATCATCATTTTTTTGATTTGTAGTTTTTCGTATGCACAAAAATCAGAGTTAGATATTGCCTATGATTATTTTCAAAAAGCAACAAAATTTGATAATGAAAATAACCACTTTAAAGCTTATGAAAACTATACAAAATCGTTACATCTTTATAAAAAAGTAAATGCTTTTGATAGCATTGCAAAATGTAATTTAATCTTGTTTGATATTTTGCAGTCTCAAAATGATTTGAATTATGATGCCAAACCTTTTTTAGATGCCTATTATCAATTTGCCTTACAAAAAAATGATTCCCTTAAAATACTTACTTCTTATTTTAGGTATGCTGAATATAATTTTGATAGAAACCCAAGATTAGCATCCAATTTTTATCATAAAGCAATTAAATATACCAAAAAATCAAGTTCAATAGCAATTGCTTATGCAAATTTAGCGCTTTTATATACCCAAACTCAACCAGATTCTGCCCGTTTTTACTTTAAGAAAAATTTAGATTTGATTGATATTACAAATAGCAATGCTTTGATTAGCTTTTATATCAACTATGCCAACTTTTTTCAAAAACAAGGAGATTATAAAGAAGCAATCATTCAATTAAAAAAAGCGGAAGAAATTGAGCCAACTGCATACAAACTAAAATATGATAAAATTTTATATGAAAAGTTTGCAAACTGTTATAAAGGTTTAGGAGATTACAAAAACGCTTACTCCTATTACGAAAAATACAATATAGCAAACGATAGTCTCAACTTTACAGCCCAAAATATCGCCATTTCTGATTTGGATAAAAAATACCAAACTGCCGAAAAAGAAAAACGAATTTTAGAAGTAGAAGCCAAAAACAAAGAGCAAAAAAAATTGATTATTTGGACGGTTGTTTCGCTTTTTTTAATAGGAATTATCTCATTTCTTGCCTTAAAGAATAGTAACAAAAAACAAAAATTAGCCAATCAAGAGAAAGAGCTAGAAAAACAAAAAAACCTAACACTTTTAAAAGAGCAAGAATTGGTGGTAATTAATGCCATGATTGAGGGTCAAGAAAAAGAACGCAAACAAATTGCAGAAGATTTACACGACAATATTGGGAGTGTTTTAGCCACTTTAAAACTGCATTTCGAAAATCTTAAACTCAACAGAGAAAAGAAACAATTTGATCAAGAAAAACTCTATGAAAAAACTGAAAACTTGATTGATGAAACCTATAAAAAAATTCGAGGAATTGCTCATGCAAAAAATGCAGGAGTCATTGCAAATGTTGGTTTGCTGAATGCAGTGCAAATTATGGCTCAGAAAATTTCTGAAGCTGATAAAATCCAAATTGAAGTTGTTCATTTTGGACTCAATCAACGATTGGAAAACAGTCTAGAAATCACCATTTTTAGAATCATTCAAGAGTTGATTACCAATGTTATTAAACACGCAGAAGCCAACAATGTGACCATCAATATTTCTTTATATGACAACATGGTTAACATTATTTTTGAAGATGATGGAAAAGGTTTTGAGAAAAATAAAGTTACCTTTTCCAATGGAATGGGATTGGATTCTATTGAAAAAAGAATCACACATTTAAACGGAAGTTTTGAAATTGATTCTACCATTGGCAAAGGAACAACGTTTGTGTTGAACATTCCAATTGAATAA
- a CDS encoding response regulator, whose protein sequence is MITLIMAEDHQMLIDGVTSFFEFDEEIKIIGSVNNGEDLVKLVALKQPKVVITDIRMPKMDGIEATKRIKKQFPHVHVLTMTMFDQPEAIKQMLQAGAIGYILKNSGIKMLSKAILTVSKGEKFFDPNVAFNFLNDFIDDTITIGKSEKVVLSNREKEILLLIAEGKTSQEISENLFLAKSTIDTHRKNMIRKLELSSGSELVKYAIDMKYQF, encoded by the coding sequence ATGATTACACTTATAATGGCAGAAGATCATCAAATGTTGATTGATGGAGTTACTTCTTTTTTTGAATTTGATGAAGAAATCAAAATTATTGGTAGTGTAAATAATGGTGAAGATTTGGTAAAATTAGTCGCTTTAAAACAACCAAAAGTGGTTATTACAGATATTCGAATGCCAAAAATGGATGGCATTGAAGCCACAAAACGCATCAAAAAACAATTTCCTCATGTTCATGTATTGACAATGACGATGTTTGATCAGCCAGAAGCCATCAAACAAATGTTACAAGCTGGCGCTATTGGTTATATTTTAAAAAATTCAGGAATTAAAATGTTGTCAAAAGCTATTTTGACAGTTTCAAAAGGAGAAAAATTTTTTGATCCAAATGTTGCTTTTAATTTTTTGAATGACTTTATAGATGATACTATAACCATTGGAAAAAGTGAAAAAGTTGTCTTATCCAATAGAGAAAAAGAAATTTTACTGTTGATTGCTGAAGGAAAAACTTCACAAGAAATCTCAGAAAATTTATTTTTAGCGAAATCTACCATTGATACGCATAGAAAAAACATGATTCGAAAACTAGAATTATCTTCTGGAAGTGAATTAGTGAAATATGCTATTGATATGAAATATCAGTTTTAA
- a CDS encoding FlgO family outer membrane protein, translated as MKLQTKYLFFTFMFISLFKGYSQTEEDYRLIVGVTKFTSLDIRHEQFANMLSERVLDVLNQQNRFLVIDLDGTARKEVINKAQENYKSTNWIEANKSINAEYTLAGVLTSVKFIRLNAGKGYKATITYTIKIINTESGEIIQNGTATLSSNESEIKLTPETALESAIKTTIPELSNYFTSSFPIKLNLVRIEKEKNEKAISVLLDGGSKVGVQENLVFECYYVDNSLGKPLPRIIGKIKISKILSEDFSEAKVSTDGKEIYSNFKEEKKIICKNIEK; from the coding sequence ATGAAACTACAAACCAAGTACCTTTTTTTTACTTTCATGTTTATTTCTCTTTTCAAAGGCTATTCTCAAACTGAAGAAGATTATAGATTGATTGTTGGTGTTACTAAATTCACCTCATTAGATATTAGGCATGAACAATTTGCAAATATGTTATCTGAGAGAGTCTTGGATGTTTTAAATCAACAAAATAGGTTTTTAGTTATTGATTTAGATGGAACTGCAAGAAAAGAAGTCATCAACAAAGCACAAGAAAATTATAAATCTACAAACTGGATTGAAGCTAATAAATCAATCAATGCTGAATATACTTTAGCAGGAGTTTTAACAAGTGTAAAATTCATTAGACTCAATGCAGGCAAAGGTTATAAAGCAACAATTACTTACACAATAAAAATTATAAATACTGAATCTGGTGAAATAATTCAAAACGGAACAGCCACATTATCATCTAATGAAAGTGAAATTAAATTAACACCAGAAACTGCTCTTGAAAGTGCAATTAAAACAACAATTCCTGAATTAAGTAATTATTTTACTTCCAGTTTTCCCATCAAATTAAACCTGGTTAGAATTGAAAAAGAAAAAAATGAAAAAGCTATTTCAGTTCTTTTAGATGGAGGTTCAAAGGTAGGAGTTCAAGAAAATTTGGTTTTTGAATGTTATTATGTTGACAACTCTCTAGGCAAACCATTGCCAAGAATTATAGGAAAAATTAAAATATCTAAAATTTTAAGTGAAGATTTTTCGGAAGCAAAAGTATCAACTGATGGTAAAGAAATTTATTCCAATTTTAAAGAAGAAAAAAAAATAATCTGTAAAAACATAGAAAAATGA
- a CDS encoding DUF6175 family protein, which produces MKIHKLIFVLFVVINTSVFAQQVEQVQPTIMVMPFTKSGENALELFENDFKWQSIIARVNNAFQERGFRPKDLQETINQVKKSKAISTLKNATFNVEEAIYMEARTDIIVKAFINIHSEDNNVTNSVQVSLKAIEASSRMALYDLPTSSSPPFKTTDYGYLVDRVLTEENRIEKFINGINDAFTQIITLGKAITVEIIVTEESVFKLDDERSESKFISELITEWVQSNSYKNQFRIKQDSENILSFDEVRIPLKTETGANYSVNDFARILSVAVVNICGTKDGVKAKRTRPSVSEGTIRIILP; this is translated from the coding sequence ATGAAAATACACAAATTAATATTCGTCCTTTTTGTTGTCATAAACACTAGTGTTTTTGCACAACAAGTAGAACAAGTTCAGCCAACAATTATGGTTATGCCTTTTACAAAATCAGGTGAAAATGCTCTAGAATTATTTGAAAATGATTTTAAATGGCAATCAATAATTGCAAGAGTAAATAATGCTTTTCAAGAACGAGGTTTTAGACCTAAAGATCTGCAAGAAACAATCAATCAGGTAAAAAAATCAAAAGCAATAAGCACTTTAAAAAATGCCACATTCAATGTAGAAGAAGCAATTTATATGGAGGCAAGAACTGATATAATTGTCAAAGCATTTATCAATATTCATTCAGAGGATAATAATGTAACTAACAGCGTTCAAGTTTCATTAAAAGCAATTGAAGCTTCTTCAAGAATGGCTTTATATGATTTGCCTACCTCTAGTTCTCCCCCATTTAAAACTACAGATTATGGTTATTTAGTGGATAGAGTTTTGACTGAAGAAAATAGAATTGAGAAATTTATCAATGGAATCAATGATGCTTTTACACAAATTATTACGCTTGGAAAAGCAATTACAGTAGAAATAATTGTAACAGAAGAAAGTGTTTTTAAACTTGATGATGAGAGAAGTGAAAGTAAATTTATTTCAGAATTAATAACAGAATGGGTACAAAGTAATTCTTACAAAAATCAATTTAGAATAAAACAAGATTCTGAAAATATATTGAGTTTTGATGAAGTTCGAATACCATTAAAAACAGAAACTGGAGCCAATTACTCAGTCAATGATTTTGCAAGAATTTTATCTGTTGCTGTTGTAAATATTTGCGGAACTAAAGATGGTGTAAAAGCAAAAAGAACAAGACCATCTGTTTCTGAAGGAACAATCAGAATTATTTTACCTTAA
- a CDS encoding ATP-dependent DNA helicase RecQ translates to MDLYSPLKKYFGFNKFKGLQEKVIESIVNNHNTFVIMPTGGGKSLCYQLPALMKEGTAIVVSPLIALMKNQVDAIRGISENNGVAHVLNSSLNKTEINQVKEDIVNGITKLLYVAPESLIKEEYITFLQSQKISFVAIDEAHCISEWGHDFRPEYRNLKNIIKTIDNVPVICLTATATEKVQEDILKTLGITDANCFKASFNRPNLFYEVRPKTKEVEKDIIRFVKQRPGKSGIIYCLSRKKVEEIAQILQVNGIKAVPYHAGLDAKTRVKHQDMFLMEDCEVVVATIAFGMGIDKPDVRYVIHHDIPKSLESYYQETGRAGRDDGEGYCLAFYSYKDIEKLEKFMSSKPVAEQEIGHALLQEVVGYAETSMNRRKYLLHYFGENFDEINGEGADMDDNSRNPKKKHEAKEDVAKLLKVIKESLQQYKSKEIVNILIGKENALLTSHKTHLQPYFGIGKDKSASYWMALLRQIMVVHFIKKEIEQYGVIKMAKEGEEFLKKPTSFMMTEDHSYNEEDDNSIIANSKSSGGSADEVLVKQLKDLRKKAAMKLGIPPFAIFQDPSIEDMALKYPINLDELSKVHGVGEGKAKKFGNDFVKFIADYVEENDILRPDDLIVKSTGVNSGIKLYIIQNTDRKLPLEDIADSKGLEMSELIKEMEAIIYSGTKLNIDYALDDLLDEDQQEEIYDYFMEAKTDKIQDALDEFDGEYDEDELRLMRIKFISEVGN, encoded by the coding sequence ATGGATTTATACAGTCCTCTTAAAAAGTATTTTGGATTCAATAAGTTTAAAGGATTACAAGAAAAAGTAATTGAAAGCATTGTAAATAATCATAATACCTTTGTGATTATGCCAACTGGAGGAGGCAAATCATTGTGCTATCAATTACCAGCTTTGATGAAAGAAGGGACAGCAATTGTGGTTTCGCCATTAATTGCGTTGATGAAAAATCAGGTTGATGCCATTAGAGGTATTTCTGAAAATAACGGAGTTGCTCATGTTTTAAATTCTTCTTTGAATAAAACAGAAATCAATCAGGTAAAAGAAGATATTGTAAACGGAATTACAAAACTTTTGTATGTAGCTCCAGAATCTTTGATTAAAGAAGAATACATTACTTTTTTACAATCTCAAAAAATTTCTTTTGTAGCAATTGATGAAGCACATTGTATTTCTGAATGGGGACATGATTTTAGACCTGAATATAGAAATCTAAAAAATATCATCAAAACGATTGATAATGTTCCTGTAATTTGTTTGACAGCAACTGCCACCGAAAAAGTACAAGAAGATATCTTAAAAACACTCGGAATTACTGATGCCAATTGTTTCAAAGCTTCATTTAATAGACCTAATTTATTTTATGAAGTGCGTCCAAAAACGAAAGAAGTTGAAAAAGACATCATTCGTTTTGTAAAACAGCGACCAGGAAAATCAGGCATTATTTATTGTTTAAGTAGAAAAAAAGTGGAAGAAATTGCCCAAATTTTGCAAGTAAATGGCATCAAAGCTGTGCCTTATCATGCAGGTTTGGATGCAAAAACCAGAGTAAAACATCAAGATATGTTTTTGATGGAAGATTGTGAAGTAGTTGTAGCAACAATTGCATTTGGAATGGGAATAGACAAGCCAGATGTTCGTTACGTAATTCATCATGATATTCCGAAATCTCTAGAAAGTTATTATCAAGAAACAGGAAGAGCAGGACGTGATGATGGAGAGGGCTATTGTTTGGCATTTTATTCTTACAAAGACATTGAAAAACTCGAAAAATTCATGTCAAGCAAACCAGTTGCAGAACAAGAAATTGGTCATGCTTTGTTACAAGAAGTTGTTGGTTATGCCGAAACTTCTATGAATAGAAGAAAATATCTGCTACATTATTTCGGAGAAAATTTTGATGAAATCAATGGTGAAGGTGCAGATATGGATGACAACTCTCGTAATCCAAAGAAAAAACACGAGGCAAAAGAAGATGTTGCAAAACTTTTAAAAGTTATAAAAGAATCTTTACAACAATACAAATCAAAAGAAATAGTCAATATTCTAATAGGTAAAGAAAACGCACTATTAACCTCGCACAAAACACATTTACAACCCTATTTTGGAATTGGTAAAGATAAATCCGCCTCTTATTGGATGGCCTTATTGCGACAAATTATGGTAGTTCATTTCATTAAAAAAGAAATAGAACAATATGGTGTAATTAAAATGGCAAAAGAAGGTGAAGAATTTTTGAAAAAACCTACTTCATTCATGATGACTGAAGATCATTCTTACAACGAAGAAGATGATAATTCGATCATTGCAAACTCAAAATCTTCTGGAGGTTCTGCTGATGAAGTTTTGGTAAAACAACTCAAAGATTTGCGTAAAAAAGCAGCCATGAAATTGGGAATTCCGCCTTTTGCAATATTTCAAGATCCTTCAATAGAAGATATGGCATTGAAATACCCCATCAATTTAGACGAACTTTCTAAAGTTCATGGTGTAGGAGAGGGAAAAGCTAAAAAGTTTGGAAATGATTTTGTGAAATTTATTGCAGATTATGTAGAGGAAAATGACATTTTACGACCTGACGACTTGATTGTAAAAAGTACAGGAGTTAACTCAGGAATAAAATTATACATCATTCAAAATACCGATAGAAAACTACCTTTAGAAGATATTGCAGATTCTAAAGGATTGGAAATGAGCGAACTGATTAAAGAAATGGAAGCCATTATTTATTCTGGAACTAAATTAAATATTGATTATGCATTGGATGATTTGTTGGATGAAGATCAGCAAGAAGAAATTTATGATTATTTCATGGAAGCCAAAACCGATAAAATTCAGGATGCTTTAGATGAATTTGATGGTGAATATGATGAAGACGAATTACGTTTAATGCGGATAAAGTTTATTAGTGAAGTTGGGAATTAA
- a CDS encoding KpsF/GutQ family sugar-phosphate isomerase, which translates to MKDYSKIITTAKNTILTESNAIANLANFIDTNFENAVKFIYNSKGRVIVTGIGKSANIATKIVATFNSTGTPAVFMHAADAIHGDLGSVLEDDVVICISKSGNTPEIKVLVPLIKNYGNKIIAITGNIDSFLGKNADFALNTFVEKEACPNNLAPTTSTTAQLVMGDALAVCLLELKEFSSADFAKYHPGGALGKRLYLRVSDLIANNEIPQVSENDSVAKVIVEISAKRLGVTAVVENSKIIGIITDGDIRRMLTKSTEINHLTAKDIMSKNPKTIQEDAMAIEALERMETNSITQILVTNHDDNYIGVVHLHDLIKEGIF; encoded by the coding sequence TTGAAAGATTATTCTAAAATTATCACGACAGCTAAAAATACGATACTAACTGAAAGTAATGCTATTGCTAATTTAGCAAATTTTATTGATACAAATTTCGAAAATGCTGTAAAATTTATTTACAATTCAAAAGGTAGAGTGATTGTAACCGGCATAGGAAAAAGCGCAAATATCGCTACAAAAATTGTAGCAACATTCAATTCTACAGGAACTCCAGCTGTTTTTATGCATGCTGCAGATGCTATTCATGGCGATTTAGGTAGTGTTTTAGAGGATGATGTGGTAATTTGTATATCAAAAAGTGGCAACACTCCAGAAATAAAAGTTTTGGTTCCTTTGATAAAAAATTATGGAAATAAAATCATTGCCATTACAGGAAATATTGATTCTTTTCTTGGAAAAAATGCTGATTTTGCACTAAATACTTTTGTTGAAAAAGAAGCTTGTCCAAATAACTTAGCACCTACAACAAGCACCACTGCTCAATTAGTAATGGGAGATGCTTTGGCAGTTTGCTTATTGGAATTGAAAGAATTTTCAAGTGCTGATTTTGCAAAATATCATCCTGGAGGCGCTTTAGGAAAACGTTTGTATTTGCGTGTTTCAGATTTGATTGCAAATAATGAAATACCGCAAGTATCTGAAAATGATTCAGTTGCAAAAGTGATTGTAGAAATTTCAGCAAAAAGATTGGGAGTAACTGCTGTTGTTGAAAATTCAAAAATTATTGGAATTATTACAGATGGTGATATCAGAAGAATGTTGACAAAATCAACTGAAATCAATCATTTGACGGCGAAAGATATCATGAGTAAAAACCCAAAAACTATTCAAGAAGATGCCATGGCAATTGAAGCTTTAGAACGAATGGAAACCAATAGTATTACTCAAATATTAGTGACAAATCACGATGATAATTATATAGGAGTTGTACATTTACACGATTTAATCAAAGAAGGAATTTTTTAA
- the tatC gene encoding twin-arginine translocase subunit TatC, whose product MAAQQKEMSFLGHLEELRWHLVRSAAVVIILAVVFFVYSEQVYDYFLLAHIQPDFITYQVFCDFFNFFGMDSDFCHVTFSDKKLQSIEVTSQLMNSLWSSIILGIIVAFPYLLWEIWRFVAPGLTDQEIKHSRGFIFIASLLFFIGVLFSFYVIAPISIHFLYNFQISDNIVNSFTLQSHISLVTNLLIGVSVIFELPVVIYFLTKIGLLTPQFLRKYRKHSLVLVLIVAAIITPPDIASQIIVTIPIMILYEVGILVSQRVIKNQEKNAQKSSRV is encoded by the coding sequence ATGGCAGCACAACAAAAAGAAATGTCTTTTTTAGGACATTTAGAGGAATTAAGATGGCATTTGGTAAGAAGTGCAGCTGTTGTAATAATTTTAGCAGTCGTTTTTTTTGTATACTCTGAACAAGTGTACGACTATTTTTTATTAGCGCACATTCAGCCAGATTTTATTACTTACCAAGTTTTTTGTGATTTTTTCAATTTTTTTGGAATGGACAGTGATTTTTGCCACGTTACTTTTTCAGATAAAAAATTGCAAAGTATTGAAGTAACATCGCAATTAATGAACTCTTTATGGTCATCAATTATCTTAGGAATTATTGTGGCATTTCCTTATTTATTGTGGGAAATTTGGCGATTTGTTGCTCCAGGTTTAACAGATCAAGAAATCAAACATTCTAGAGGATTTATTTTTATTGCGTCACTTCTATTTTTTATTGGTGTTTTGTTCAGTTTTTATGTAATTGCACCTATATCAATTCATTTTTTATACAACTTTCAAATTTCAGATAATATTGTAAATAGTTTTACATTACAATCGCATATAAGCCTGGTTACCAATTTATTAATTGGAGTTTCTGTCATTTTTGAGTTGCCAGTTGTGATTTATTTTTTAACTAAAATCGGACTTTTAACTCCCCAATTTTTACGAAAATACAGAAAACATTCTTTGGTTCTTGTTTTGATTGTAGCCGCAATCATTACACCACCAGACATTGCAAGTCAAATTATTGTTACCATTCCAATTATGATTTTATATGAAGTTGGAATTTTAGTTTCACAAAGAGTTATTAAAAATCAAGAAAAAAATGCACAAAAAAGTTCGAGAGTTTAA
- a CDS encoding carboxymuconolactone decarboxylase family protein has protein sequence MHKKVREFNEYRQKMNEKILATDNKVIKRIFNLDTNTYTEGHLSVKTKELLGLVASAVLRCDDCIAYHLETAYKNGVTKEEMMETMSIATLVGGTIVIPHLRRAVEFWEALESGN, from the coding sequence ATGCACAAAAAAGTTCGAGAGTTTAACGAGTATCGTCAAAAAATGAATGAAAAAATTTTGGCAACCGATAATAAGGTTATCAAAAGAATTTTCAATTTAGATACCAATACCTATACAGAAGGACATTTATCAGTAAAAACAAAAGAATTGCTTGGTTTGGTTGCATCTGCTGTTTTACGATGTGATGATTGTATTGCATATCACTTAGAAACTGCCTATAAAAATGGCGTAACTAAAGAAGAAATGATGGAAACAATGTCAATTGCAACGTTGGTTGGTGGTACTATTGTTATTCCACATTTGCGGAGAGCTGTTGAATTTTGGGAAGCTTTAGAAAGTGGGAATTAA
- the lptB gene encoding LPS export ABC transporter ATP-binding protein — MILRAENTQKIYGSRKVVQGISLEVKQGEIIGLLGPNGAGKTTCFYMIVGMIKPNEGHIYLNDEEITNDAMYRRAQKGIGYLAQEASVFRKLSVEDNIMSVLQFTKLSKSDQKKKLESLIEEFHIGHVRKNRGDLLSGGERRRTEIARCLASDPNFILLDEPFAGVDPIAVEDIQNIVAHLKDRNIGILITDHDVQATLAITDKTYLMYNGSILKEGTPEELAADEMVRKVYLGKDFELKKKKTV, encoded by the coding sequence ATGATTTTAAGAGCAGAAAACACCCAAAAAATTTACGGCAGCAGAAAAGTAGTTCAAGGAATTTCTTTGGAAGTAAAACAAGGAGAAATCATTGGTTTGTTAGGCCCAAATGGAGCTGGAAAAACAACTTGTTTTTATATGATTGTTGGAATGATCAAACCCAATGAAGGTCATATTTATTTGAATGATGAAGAGATCACCAATGATGCCATGTACAGACGCGCTCAAAAAGGAATTGGATATTTAGCACAAGAAGCATCTGTTTTTAGAAAACTTTCTGTGGAAGATAATATCATGTCTGTTTTGCAATTCACTAAACTTTCTAAATCTGATCAAAAAAAGAAATTAGAATCCTTGATTGAAGAATTTCATATTGGTCATGTTCGAAAAAATCGTGGCGATTTATTATCTGGTGGTGAAAGACGCAGAACAGAAATTGCTCGTTGTTTAGCATCAGACCCAAATTTTATTCTATTAGATGAGCCTTTTGCAGGTGTAGATCCTATTGCTGTTGAAGATATTCAAAATATTGTAGCACACTTAAAAGATAGAAATATCGGAATTTTAATTACAGATCACGATGTACAAGCTACATTAGCCATTACTGACAAAACCTATTTGATGTATAATGGTAGCATCCTAAAAGAAGGAACTCCAGAAGAATTAGCTGCTGATGAAATGGTTCGAAAAGTATATTTGGGTAAAGATTTCGAACTTAAAAAGAAAAAAACAGTTTAA
- a CDS encoding CDP-alcohol phosphatidyltransferase family protein — protein sequence MKIKSHIPNLLTLANLFCGAVATMYAVKGFYEMTAIFVVIGILFDFLDGFVARILGVSGELGKQLDSLADVVTSGVVPGLLLFFLIKTNVINGPNVEMEISFGQFEPKFGLLPYVAFLLTIAAAYRLAKFNLDTRQSDSFIGLPTPAMSLFVISLPLIYQSTDIEMVKTLLLDNNFLVGIAVVLSLLMNLEIPLFSLKFKDFSLKNNAVKYVFLAVSVPMIVLLKYMAVPLIITFYVVLSLVNNLIKKA from the coding sequence ATGAAAATAAAAAGTCACATTCCCAATTTATTAACGCTTGCCAATCTTTTTTGTGGTGCAGTTGCCACAATGTATGCCGTAAAAGGATTTTATGAAATGACTGCAATTTTTGTGGTAATTGGAATTCTTTTTGATTTTTTAGACGGATTTGTAGCACGTATTTTAGGAGTTAGTGGCGAATTAGGAAAGCAATTAGATTCTTTAGCAGATGTTGTAACAAGTGGGGTTGTTCCTGGATTATTGTTATTCTTTTTGATTAAAACAAACGTTATTAATGGCCCAAATGTAGAAATGGAGATTTCTTTTGGACAATTTGAACCGAAATTTGGATTGCTCCCTTATGTCGCATTTTTATTGACAATTGCTGCTGCATATCGTTTGGCAAAATTTAATTTAGATACAAGACAATCAGACTCGTTTATTGGATTGCCAACACCAGCCATGAGTTTATTTGTAATTTCATTACCCTTAATTTATCAATCTACAGATATTGAAATGGTGAAAACGTTGTTGCTTGATAATAATTTTTTAGTTGGAATTGCAGTAGTTTTAAGTCTTTTAATGAATTTGGAAATTCCGTTATTTTCTTTAAAATTTAAAGATTTTTCTTTGAAAAATAATGCCGTGAAATATGTATTTCTTGCAGTTTCAGTTCCGATGATTGTTTTACTGAAATACATGGCAGTACCTTTGATAATTACTTTTTATGTAGTATTATCATTGGTAAATAATTTAATTAAAAAAGCTTAA